A genomic stretch from Candidatus Hydrogenisulfobacillus filiaventi includes:
- the merA gene encoding Mercuric reductase: MAETHRHFHMRIGGMTCPSCDRHVQAALESAGALAVTADFRRGGAWFTAPAGFDPAAAEAAVRAAGYRPLGLEAEDPAAPRQQPGSSGFDYDLLILGSGSAAFAAAIEARDAGARVGMVERGTVGGTCVNIGCVPSKFSLRAAEVAWTVAHPGLAGIAPGPGSLDPAALAAERRELVEAMRRSKYEDLLGDYGIDLLRGEARFLDPVTVAAGARTVRAGRILVATGARPAVPPVPGLDRVPFLTSTEALALDRVPASLIILGGGFVGLELGQFFRRAGAEVTMLLRGRSLLGQYSPETGATLLRALEGEGLRFRFGTEVLAVEGDSREVCLRVRREGREEELRAGALLVATGRLPQTEGLDLPAAGLAPGPRGEVVTGPDLATANARIYAAGDVTGGPQFVYVAAYEGKLAARNALGLDPAPLLLDLEAVPQVMFTDPGVAAVGWGERQARAAGLEVVTATVPLEAVARAQVNRAGPGFIRMVAEAAGGRIRGVEMVGPEAGEVIYAATLAVKAGLTVDDLAGTFAPYLTMAEGLRLAALAFAKDVSRLSCCAG, encoded by the coding sequence GGATCGGGGGGATGACCTGTCCCAGCTGTGACCGGCATGTCCAGGCGGCCCTGGAGTCAGCGGGGGCGCTGGCGGTCACGGCCGATTTCCGGCGCGGGGGGGCGTGGTTCACGGCGCCGGCCGGGTTTGATCCCGCAGCGGCGGAGGCAGCGGTCCGCGCGGCCGGCTACCGGCCCCTGGGCCTGGAGGCGGAGGATCCGGCCGCACCCCGGCAGCAGCCCGGCAGCTCCGGGTTCGACTACGACCTTCTCATCCTGGGATCCGGCAGTGCCGCCTTCGCCGCCGCCATCGAGGCCCGGGACGCGGGCGCGCGGGTGGGCATGGTGGAGCGCGGCACCGTGGGCGGCACCTGTGTCAACATCGGCTGCGTGCCCTCCAAGTTCTCGCTGCGGGCAGCGGAGGTGGCCTGGACCGTGGCCCACCCCGGCCTGGCCGGGATCGCGCCCGGCCCCGGGAGCCTGGACCCGGCGGCCCTGGCGGCGGAGCGCCGGGAGCTGGTGGAGGCCATGCGCCGATCCAAGTACGAGGACCTGCTGGGCGATTACGGTATCGACCTGCTGCGGGGGGAGGCGCGCTTTCTGGACCCGGTGACGGTGGCGGCCGGGGCGCGGACGGTCCGGGCCGGCCGTATCCTGGTGGCCACCGGGGCGCGCCCGGCGGTGCCGCCGGTGCCGGGCCTGGACCGGGTGCCCTTTCTGACCAGCACCGAAGCCTTGGCCCTGGACCGGGTCCCGGCCAGCCTCATCATCCTGGGCGGGGGCTTTGTGGGTCTGGAACTGGGGCAGTTCTTCCGGCGGGCAGGGGCGGAGGTCACCATGCTGCTGCGGGGACGTTCCCTGCTGGGCCAGTACAGCCCGGAGACCGGCGCCACCCTGCTGCGGGCCCTGGAGGGGGAGGGTCTCCGCTTCCGCTTCGGGACGGAGGTGCTGGCCGTAGAGGGGGACAGCCGGGAGGTCTGCCTGCGCGTGCGCCGTGAGGGGCGGGAAGAGGAGCTGCGCGCGGGCGCCCTGCTGGTCGCGACCGGGCGCCTGCCTCAGACAGAGGGTCTCGACCTGCCGGCAGCCGGCCTGGCTCCGGGCCCGCGCGGGGAGGTGGTCACCGGGCCCGACCTCGCCACCGCCAATGCCCGCATTTACGCCGCCGGCGACGTCACCGGCGGGCCGCAATTCGTCTATGTGGCCGCCTATGAGGGCAAACTGGCGGCCCGCAACGCCCTCGGCCTCGACCCGGCCCCCCTGCTCCTGGACCTGGAAGCGGTGCCGCAGGTCATGTTCACCGACCCGGGCGTGGCGGCGGTGGGCTGGGGGGAACGCCAGGCGCGCGCCGCCGGGCTGGAGGTGGTGACCGCCACCGTGCCCCTGGAGGCGGTGGCGCGGGCCCAGGTGAACCGGGCCGGCCCCGGCTTCATCCGCATGGTGGCCGAGGCGGCCGGCGGCCGGATCCGGGGGGTGGAGATGGTGGGGCCCGAGGCGGGCGAGGTGATCTACGCCGCCACCCTGGCGGTCAAGGCCGGGCTTACCGTGGACGACCTGGCCGGCACCTTCGCTCCCTACCTCACCATGGCCGAGGGCCTGCGGCTGGCGGCCCTGGCCTTCGCCAAGGATGTCAGCCGGCTGTCCTGCTGCGCCGGCTAG
- a CDS encoding MFS domain-containing protein — protein MSTRRPTLTEALNEAPLGLFHLRAMVTAGVGFFTDAYDLFIIGVALVLIKQVWHPSSYMLGLVGSTSLIAAFLGAFIFGRLADVYGRKAVYGLEAALMALAALASALAPNILWLIIFRFILGVGIGGDYPVSAVLMSEYANTRDRGKLVGMVFSMQALGLVAGPIVALTILGAGASPDLAWRLMLGLGALPALGIIYLRRTMPESPRYLARVKGETERAVRQMEHFSAHAVEAETAPEPPVRARLGRYLVTLVGTAGTWFVFDYAYYGNSISTPLIMKMVAPHAALATSIAWTLIVFAVAAVPGYILAFSLMDRIGHRKLQLIGFAVMGLAFLAIGAIPGLTRMVVPFLLLYGLSYFFAEFGPNVTTFVLAAELYPVNLRTTGHGLSAGVAKVGAFIGVFVFPVLAKALGLAGTLEVTFGFSVVGFLLTLLLPEPARQDLETISGEDTGHSPAAAHLG, from the coding sequence ATGTCGACCCGACGGCCGACCCTGACCGAGGCCCTCAACGAAGCCCCCTTGGGCCTCTTCCACCTGCGGGCCATGGTGACCGCAGGGGTGGGATTCTTCACGGACGCCTACGACCTTTTCATCATTGGGGTGGCCCTGGTCCTCATCAAGCAGGTATGGCACCCGTCCTCCTATATGCTGGGTCTGGTGGGATCCACCTCCCTGATTGCCGCCTTCCTGGGTGCCTTCATCTTCGGGCGGCTGGCGGACGTCTACGGCCGCAAGGCGGTCTACGGCCTGGAGGCCGCCCTCATGGCCCTGGCCGCGCTGGCCTCGGCCCTGGCCCCCAACATCCTCTGGCTCATCATCTTCCGCTTCATCCTCGGCGTCGGCATCGGCGGGGACTACCCGGTATCGGCGGTGCTGATGAGCGAGTACGCCAACACCCGCGACCGCGGCAAGCTGGTGGGGATGGTCTTCTCCATGCAGGCCCTGGGCCTGGTGGCCGGCCCCATCGTGGCCCTCACCATCCTGGGGGCGGGGGCCAGTCCCGACCTGGCCTGGCGGCTGATGCTGGGGTTGGGGGCCCTGCCGGCCCTGGGCATCATCTACCTGCGGCGGACCATGCCGGAATCGCCCCGCTACCTGGCGCGGGTGAAGGGCGAGACCGAGCGGGCGGTGCGGCAGATGGAACACTTCAGCGCCCATGCCGTGGAGGCGGAGACGGCCCCGGAGCCGCCGGTGCGGGCGCGGCTCGGCCGCTATCTCGTGACCCTGGTAGGTACCGCCGGCACCTGGTTTGTGTTTGACTACGCCTACTACGGCAACAGCATCTCCACCCCCCTCATCATGAAGATGGTGGCGCCGCATGCCGCCCTCGCCACCAGCATTGCCTGGACCCTGATTGTGTTCGCGGTGGCGGCCGTACCCGGGTACATCCTGGCCTTCAGCCTGATGGACCGCATCGGGCACCGCAAGCTGCAGCTGATCGGCTTCGCGGTCATGGGCCTCGCCTTCCTGGCCATCGGTGCCATCCCCGGCCTCACCCGCATGGTGGTCCCATTCCTGCTCCTCTACGGGCTCAGTTACTTCTTTGCCGAATTCGGCCCCAACGTCACCACCTTTGTACTGGCGGCGGAACTGTACCCTGTCAACCTCCGCACCACCGGCCACGGGCTGTCGGCCGGGGTGGCCAAGGTGGGCGCCTTCATCGGGGTCTTCGTCTTCCCGGTGCTGGCCAAGGCCCTGGGATTGGCCGGGACCCTCGAGGTCACCTTCGGCTTCTCCGTGGTGGGTTTCCTCCTGACCCTCCTGCTGCCGGAACCGGCGCGGCAGGACCTGGAGACCATTTCGGGCGAGGACACGGGCCACTCCCCGGCCGCGGCGCACCTCGGCTGA
- a CDS encoding protein of unknown function (Evidence 5 : Unknown function) — MPDTDATEPCAWCGEAGSEHCPDCQAALCPTHRCATCGRCADDCLCTGYRWVPDLF; from the coding sequence ATGCCCGATACCGATGCGACAGAACCCTGCGCCTGGTGCGGCGAGGCGGGCAGCGAACACTGCCCCGACTGTCAGGCGGCCCTCTGCCCCACCCACCGCTGCGCCACCTGCGGGCGCTGCGCCGATGACTGCCTCTGTACCGGCTACCGCTGGGTGCCGGACCTGTTTTGA
- a CDS encoding conserved protein of unknown function (Evidence 4 : Unknown function but conserved in other organisms): MPVYLHDEKPPVRAGRVSLYIDLVFWHPRRSDPAPLQDALEETGLGERSQTVFWNDKITVRLAMWQGRYWYGMSDQDWAQAAAAVMTFIRTVAAVYGVRQVDYDTRAFAVGVAAPARHRRMPLERLPEGRPAHGAPVFWRLELGPLPPPTP; this comes from the coding sequence ATGCCCGTCTATCTGCACGATGAGAAGCCGCCGGTGCGGGCCGGCCGGGTCAGCCTCTACATCGACCTCGTTTTCTGGCACCCGCGGCGGTCCGATCCCGCCCCCCTGCAGGACGCCCTCGAGGAGACCGGGCTGGGCGAGCGCTCCCAGACCGTGTTCTGGAACGACAAGATCACGGTGCGCCTGGCCATGTGGCAGGGCCGTTACTGGTACGGCATGTCCGATCAGGACTGGGCCCAGGCCGCTGCCGCGGTCATGACCTTCATCCGGACCGTAGCCGCCGTCTATGGGGTGCGGCAGGTCGATTACGACACCCGCGCCTTCGCGGTCGGGGTGGCTGCCCCCGCCCGGCATCGCCGCATGCCCCTGGAGCGGCTGCCCGAGGGCCGGCCCGCCCATGGGGCCCCGGTCTTCTGGCGCCTGGAGCTGGGCCCGTTGCCGCCGCCGACCCCCTAG
- a CDS encoding Serine acetyltransferase encodes MDTRLSPAAGTGPFALGRLYGLVNALESQDQYGEEPPLRPSPARRMAVERLINRFFSVLFPVEHPWEEAVEPSRRQSRLELLGVLGWDLAHQVHRAFSHDCPPGEKVCPDLDHAIAISEHVLGRLPEIHRILLTDVEATYEGDPAARDHAEIITTYPGFRAIVVYRIAHELHRQGVPLLPRLMTEIAHGQTGIDIHPGARIGAYFFIDHGTGVVVGETTVIGERVSLYQGVTLGALNFPKDQNGQIIRGQKRHPTIEDDVVIYSGATILGGQTVIGRGSVIGGNVWLTDSVPPGSRVLAVSQLTLKANKARPPAPGDQP; translated from the coding sequence GTGGACACCCGCCTCTCCCCTGCGGCCGGTACCGGCCCTTTCGCCCTCGGGCGGCTCTACGGGCTGGTCAATGCCCTGGAGTCCCAGGACCAGTACGGGGAGGAACCGCCCCTGCGCCCGTCCCCTGCCCGGCGGATGGCGGTGGAACGCCTCATTAACCGCTTTTTTAGCGTCCTCTTCCCGGTGGAGCACCCCTGGGAGGAGGCGGTCGAGCCGTCCCGCCGGCAGAGCCGGCTGGAACTGCTGGGGGTGCTGGGCTGGGACCTGGCCCACCAGGTCCACCGCGCCTTCAGCCACGATTGCCCGCCGGGCGAGAAGGTCTGCCCGGACCTGGACCACGCCATCGCCATCTCCGAGCACGTGCTGGGCCGCCTGCCCGAGATCCATCGCATCCTGCTGACGGATGTGGAGGCGACCTACGAAGGGGATCCGGCCGCCCGCGACCATGCCGAAATCATCACCACCTACCCGGGCTTCCGGGCTATCGTGGTCTACCGCATCGCCCACGAGCTGCACCGGCAGGGGGTGCCCCTGCTGCCCCGCCTGATGACCGAAATCGCCCACGGGCAGACGGGGATCGATATCCATCCCGGTGCCCGCATCGGAGCCTACTTCTTCATCGACCACGGCACCGGGGTGGTGGTGGGGGAGACCACCGTCATCGGGGAGCGGGTCAGCCTCTATCAGGGGGTCACCCTGGGAGCGCTCAACTTCCCCAAGGACCAAAACGGGCAGATAATCCGCGGCCAGAAGCGGCATCCCACCATCGAGGACGACGTGGTCATCTACTCCGGGGCCACCATCCTGGGCGGCCAGACCGTGATCGGCCGCGGCAGCGTCATCGGGGGCAACGTCTGGCTGACCGACAGCGTGCCCCCCGGCAGCCGGGTCCTGGCGGTCTCGCAGTTGACCCTGAAGGCCAACAAGGCGCGTCCGCCGGCTCCCGGCGACCAACCGTAA
- a CDS encoding Dipeptidase, protein MAFPAAVDEYLTGRCARWIGELGEFLAIPSISALSAHRADMERAAAWLAGRLRAAGLEEVRVDPLPDGHPVVRGGWHHLPGAPTLLLYGHYDVQPVDPESAWTTPPFTPTVRDGAIYARGASDDKGQVLMQVLAVEAWLRTVGRLPLNVEFLVEGEEEIGSPHLGAYIAAHQAELAADAAVISDTPMYAPGVPALCYGLRGLCNLEVEVRGPAQDLHSGVYGGAVANPAHALAAILAGLHDAAGRVTVPGFYDGVVPLSPAEREEWARLPFSEAGFLAETGAPDLFGEAGYTTLERIWGRPTLEVNGLWSGFTGEGRKTIIPARARAKLSCRLVPDQDPGQVLAAVADAIRAACPPGVEVEVLPGEADPAILLPREHPAVLAARRAVAALWDREPAFIRMGGSIPVVDTFQRNLGLPSVLLGFALPDEHFHAPDEHFHLDNFLRGARTLARLWQEYGDSR, encoded by the coding sequence ATGGCGTTCCCTGCTGCCGTGGACGAGTACCTGACCGGCCGGTGTGCGCGCTGGATCGGGGAACTGGGGGAGTTCCTGGCCATCCCCTCCATCTCGGCCCTGTCCGCCCACCGCGCCGACATGGAGCGCGCGGCTGCCTGGTTGGCGGGCCGGCTGCGGGCGGCCGGCCTGGAAGAGGTGCGGGTCGATCCCCTGCCGGACGGTCATCCGGTGGTGCGGGGCGGCTGGCACCACCTGCCGGGGGCCCCCACCCTCCTCCTGTACGGGCATTACGACGTGCAGCCGGTGGACCCGGAATCGGCCTGGACCACTCCCCCTTTCACCCCCACGGTACGCGACGGCGCCATTTACGCCCGCGGTGCCAGCGACGACAAGGGCCAGGTGCTGATGCAGGTGCTGGCGGTGGAAGCCTGGCTGCGCACGGTGGGCCGGCTGCCCCTCAACGTGGAATTCCTGGTGGAGGGGGAGGAGGAGATCGGCAGCCCCCACTTGGGGGCCTACATCGCGGCCCATCAGGCGGAACTGGCCGCCGATGCGGCGGTCATCTCCGACACCCCCATGTATGCCCCCGGCGTACCGGCGCTCTGTTACGGGCTGCGGGGGCTGTGCAACCTGGAGGTGGAGGTGCGGGGCCCGGCCCAGGACCTGCACTCCGGGGTCTACGGGGGAGCGGTAGCCAATCCCGCCCATGCCCTGGCTGCCATCCTGGCCGGGCTGCATGACGCGGCCGGGCGGGTGACGGTGCCGGGCTTCTACGACGGGGTGGTCCCCCTCAGCCCCGCCGAGCGGGAGGAATGGGCGCGGCTGCCCTTCTCCGAAGCCGGGTTCCTGGCCGAGACCGGGGCCCCCGACCTCTTCGGCGAGGCCGGCTACACCACCCTGGAGCGCATCTGGGGCCGGCCCACCCTCGAGGTCAACGGCCTCTGGTCGGGGTTCACCGGCGAGGGCCGCAAGACCATCATCCCCGCCCGCGCCCGCGCCAAGCTGAGCTGCCGGCTGGTGCCGGACCAGGATCCCGGGCAGGTCCTGGCGGCGGTTGCCGATGCCATCCGCGCCGCCTGCCCGCCAGGGGTGGAAGTGGAGGTCCTGCCGGGCGAGGCCGACCCCGCCATCCTGCTCCCCCGGGAGCATCCCGCGGTGCTGGCCGCCCGGCGGGCCGTGGCCGCGCTCTGGGACCGGGAGCCGGCCTTTATCCGCATGGGAGGGTCCATCCCGGTGGTGGACACCTTCCAGCGCAACCTGGGCCTGCCGTCGGTGCTGCTGGGTTTCGCGCTGCCCGACGAACACTTCCACGCCCCCGACGAACACTTCCACCTCGACAACTTCCTGCGGGGCGCGCGCACCCTGGCCCGCCTCTGGCAGGAGTACGGCGACAGCCGTTAA
- the tpx gene encoding thiol peroxidase (lipid hydroperoxide reductase) (Evidence 2a : Function from experimental evidences in other organisms; PubMedId : 12486061, 18588855, 18588855, 23899494, 25355936, 25852656; Product type e : enzyme) gives MTPEREKAVTFKGRPLTLLGPRLEAGDAAPDFSLTRNDLSTATLADYAGQVLLLASVPSLDTPVCDQETRRFNQEAAALGPGVRILTISMDLPFAQARWCGAAGVDRVETLSDYKDRTFGYAYGVYIKELGLLARAVFVVDRNGRLAYVEYVPEVGQHPDYDAALAAVRRLQ, from the coding sequence ATGACCCCCGAACGGGAGAAGGCGGTGACCTTCAAGGGGCGGCCCCTGACCCTGCTGGGCCCGCGCCTGGAGGCCGGGGACGCCGCGCCGGATTTCAGCCTGACCCGCAACGACCTCAGCACTGCGACCCTGGCTGACTATGCGGGCCAGGTGCTGCTGCTGGCCTCGGTACCCTCCCTGGATACCCCCGTCTGCGACCAGGAGACGCGGCGCTTCAACCAGGAGGCGGCGGCACTCGGACCGGGGGTGCGCATTCTGACCATTTCCATGGACCTGCCCTTTGCCCAGGCCCGCTGGTGCGGGGCGGCGGGGGTGGACCGGGTGGAGACCCTGTCCGACTATAAAGACCGCACCTTCGGGTACGCCTACGGGGTGTACATCAAGGAGCTGGGCCTGCTGGCGCGGGCGGTGTTCGTGGTCGACCGCAACGGCCGCCTGGCTTATGTGGAGTATGTCCCCGAGGTGGGGCAGCATCCCGACTACGACGCGGCCCTGGCGGCTGTGCGCCGCCTGCAGTGA
- a CDS encoding protein of unknown function (Evidence 5 : Unknown function): MGRGLKETALYGLFTVNVILNVVWPVTLALSLLAAGYIWWRYRRWFLTYAVFLGIAVLFVLVFDLLPGSGPVS, from the coding sequence GTGGGACGCGGGCTCAAGGAAACCGCCCTTTACGGGCTTTTCACCGTCAATGTAATCCTCAACGTGGTATGGCCGGTGACCCTGGCCCTGTCGCTGCTAGCGGCGGGTTACATCTGGTGGCGCTACCGGCGCTGGTTCCTCACCTACGCCGTTTTTCTCGGCATTGCGGTGCTGTTTGTGCTGGTCTTCGACCTGTTGCCGGGCAGCGGACCGGTGTCCTGA
- a CDS encoding Usp domain-containing protein, which yields MAETPELFNEIAHHYDLWSSLLSAAGIRAWHQAAVERLRLTPGLRVLDVGCGTGTVTRTMAAAVGPQGQVTGLDPSAGMLDQARREPLPPGAAPVRWVQGFGEELPFPDSSFDRVTAQFSLRNMRDWRRGLAEMVRVLKPGGLLAVLDLVQPTTTLGALAMRALEGVTRPLSVPKLEPYRWLGRSLLHAATGAELTAAMAAVAGSEVATTTHWLGDLVLLAVVRRAAVPLPGPAPRRTPRAVWATDGSLTALRAGAWIRDHLAPGMEVHVVTVCPPPPDDAQVAATDRVAWLRHRDASLEVLPGDRFTVVPVLLDGQPGPRLVEYVRRVEAELLVVGRKARTRGARELLGDVAAFAFRHASCPVLAVDGP from the coding sequence ATGGCGGAAACCCCGGAACTCTTCAACGAAATCGCCCACCATTACGACCTGTGGAGCTCATTGTTGTCAGCGGCCGGGATCCGCGCCTGGCATCAGGCGGCGGTGGAGCGCCTGCGCCTCACCCCCGGCCTCCGGGTGCTGGATGTGGGCTGCGGCACCGGGACGGTGACCCGGACCATGGCGGCGGCGGTCGGCCCCCAAGGCCAGGTGACCGGCCTCGACCCCTCGGCTGGGATGCTGGATCAGGCGCGGCGGGAGCCCCTGCCGCCCGGGGCCGCCCCGGTGCGCTGGGTGCAGGGCTTCGGGGAGGAGTTGCCGTTTCCCGACAGCAGCTTCGACCGCGTGACGGCCCAGTTCTCCCTGCGCAACATGCGCGACTGGCGCCGGGGCCTGGCGGAGATGGTGCGGGTGCTGAAGCCGGGCGGGCTGCTGGCGGTGCTGGACCTGGTCCAGCCCACCACCACCCTGGGCGCGCTGGCCATGCGGGCCCTGGAGGGGGTCACGCGGCCGTTGTCGGTGCCGAAGCTGGAGCCCTACCGCTGGCTGGGCCGTTCGCTTCTGCACGCCGCCACCGGGGCGGAACTGACGGCGGCCATGGCCGCCGTGGCCGGGTCGGAGGTGGCCACCACCACCCATTGGCTGGGGGACCTAGTGCTGCTGGCGGTGGTGCGGCGGGCGGCGGTGCCGCTGCCGGGGCCGGCCCCACGGCGGACACCGCGGGCGGTCTGGGCCACTGACGGCTCCCTCACCGCCCTGCGGGCGGGGGCGTGGATCCGGGACCACCTGGCGCCGGGAATGGAGGTGCATGTGGTCACGGTCTGTCCCCCGCCTCCGGACGACGCGCAGGTGGCCGCCACCGACCGGGTGGCCTGGCTGCGCCATCGGGATGCCAGCCTGGAGGTGCTGCCGGGGGACCGGTTCACGGTGGTGCCGGTGCTGCTGGACGGGCAGCCCGGCCCTCGCCTGGTGGAATACGTGCGCCGGGTGGAGGCCGAACTGCTGGTGGTGGGGCGCAAGGCCCGTACCCGCGGCGCCCGCGAGCTGTTGGGGGACGTGGCGGCCTTCGCCTTCCGCCATGCCTCCTGCCCGGTGCTGGCCGTGGATGGCCCCTGA
- a CDS encoding conserved membrane protein of unknown function (Evidence 4 : Unknown function but conserved in other organisms), giving the protein MQETPIRRAGPDRAAARGRFGSWLAVWGPGVLGLMADNDAGGMVAYLITGGNDHLAWYLGALGLLVPATYLVQSLALSVALGSRRPVGVLLRRRWGPWPAALNSLVLYALNTVILVTEFAGMARALRLWGVPVPAGLGAAWALVTFLSLWRPYREVERWLLGLSAGSLAFVAAFLLLLPPRQPWPVLAGGPLTLHTGFLLLALAGNSIAPWMLDWQQNAVLAGRIRTPAEGRADLRWGAAGQGLFAALAMAAGALLDLGAGGSAHPLSWVAAHAGPLVARLLTVGIAEAGLLAAVTVSLTSTWMLAQGIPLLGSGPDPGAPPRGRAAAIHLLTLTGAGLPVLVPGFALGPVAVWAQAAGALYLPVTILLYLALARDPAVMGPYRLSPARSRLLAAVACGFLALGMAALRA; this is encoded by the coding sequence ATGCAGGAAACCCCCATCCGCCGGGCGGGCCCGGACCGGGCCGCCGCCCGGGGCCGTTTCGGTTCCTGGCTGGCCGTGTGGGGCCCCGGGGTCCTGGGTCTCATGGCCGACAATGACGCCGGCGGCATGGTGGCCTACCTCATCACCGGCGGCAACGACCACCTGGCCTGGTACCTGGGAGCGTTGGGGCTGCTGGTGCCGGCCACCTACCTGGTGCAGTCCCTGGCCCTGAGCGTGGCCCTGGGCAGCCGCCGGCCGGTGGGGGTCCTGCTGCGCCGGCGCTGGGGACCGTGGCCGGCTGCCCTCAACAGCCTGGTGCTATACGCCCTCAACACGGTCATCCTCGTGACGGAGTTTGCCGGCATGGCCCGGGCTCTGCGCCTGTGGGGGGTTCCGGTGCCGGCGGGGCTGGGCGCCGCCTGGGCGCTGGTGACCTTCCTCAGCCTCTGGCGCCCCTACCGGGAGGTGGAACGCTGGCTGCTGGGCCTCTCGGCGGGCAGCCTGGCCTTCGTGGCCGCCTTCCTGCTCCTGCTGCCGCCGCGGCAGCCCTGGCCGGTCCTGGCCGGCGGCCCTCTCACCCTGCACACCGGCTTCCTGCTGTTGGCCCTGGCCGGGAATTCGATCGCCCCCTGGATGCTGGACTGGCAGCAGAACGCCGTGCTGGCCGGCCGCATCCGCACCCCGGCGGAGGGGCGGGCCGACCTGCGCTGGGGAGCAGCGGGCCAGGGACTGTTCGCGGCCCTGGCCATGGCGGCCGGGGCCCTGCTGGACCTGGGCGCCGGTGGCAGCGCCCATCCCCTGAGCTGGGTCGCGGCCCACGCCGGCCCCCTGGTTGCGCGGCTGCTGACGGTGGGCATCGCGGAGGCCGGGCTGCTGGCCGCCGTCACCGTCTCCCTCACCTCGACCTGGATGCTGGCCCAGGGTATCCCCCTGCTCGGCAGCGGACCGGACCCTGGCGCCCCGCCCCGCGGGCGGGCAGCGGCCATCCACCTCCTCACCCTGACCGGGGCGGGGCTGCCGGTGCTGGTCCCCGGCTTCGCCCTGGGCCCGGTGGCGGTCTGGGCCCAGGCGGCGGGCGCCCTCTACCTGCCCGTCACCATCCTCCTCTACCTGGCCCTGGCCCGGGACCCGGCGGTGATGGGGCCCTACCGCCTGTCCCCCGCCCGCAGCCGCCTGCTGGCGGCGGTGGCCTGCGGCTTTCTGGCCCTGGGCATGGCCGCCTTGCGCGCCTAA
- a CDS encoding protein of unknown function (Evidence 5 : Unknown function), producing the protein MTGGESDLVELIRARMRAEGWSVRALARAAGVHPSAVSRVLNRRRLPTWRWLARVGPLLGFGPREWALAGMPVPARGPGTSLEDQLRLAAGLPPDLLDRLRQEYERLKTELRAGCDRAALARRARAALDRAGDTGWRRRLEGLVQQLEAGRGEAAVAAGAALRYWLLEADLVPDDHIPGGFLDDALVVAWAEAEGR; encoded by the coding sequence ATGACAGGCGGGGAGTCGGACCTGGTGGAACTCATCCGCGCCCGCATGCGGGCGGAGGGCTGGAGTGTGCGCGCTCTGGCGCGGGCGGCAGGGGTTCATCCCAGCGCCGTCTCCCGGGTGCTCAACCGGCGCCGGCTGCCGACTTGGCGCTGGCTGGCCCGGGTGGGCCCGCTGTTGGGGTTCGGGCCCCGGGAATGGGCCTTGGCGGGGATGCCGGTACCCGCCCGCGGACCGGGGACCAGCCTGGAGGACCAGCTGCGCCTGGCGGCCGGCCTGCCCCCGGACCTCCTGGACCGGCTGCGGCAGGAGTACGAGCGCCTCAAGACCGAGCTGCGGGCCGGCTGCGACCGTGCCGCCCTCGCCCGCCGTGCCCGGGCGGCGCTGGATCGGGCCGGGGATACCGGCTGGCGGCGGCGCCTGGAGGGCCTGGTGCAGCAGCTGGAGGCAGGCCGGGGGGAGGCGGCCGTGGCGGCGGGGGCCGCCCTGCGGTACTGGCTGCTGGAGGCCGACCTGGTGCCCGATGACCACATCCCGGGCGGGTTCCTGGATGATGCCCTGGTGGTAGCTTGGGCGGAGGCGGAGGGCCGCTGA